DNA sequence from the Cohnella herbarum genome:
TGAGCGAGTCGACGATCCGTATCTACGACTTCCGCTTGCCCCAATCCGACATCGTCAAAGCGTTAGTCTTAAACGGCGTTAACATCGAAGAGATCGGGCGCAAGCGGCATTCGTTGGAGGATTACTTCTTCAGCCTCATGGAAAGAGGCGATGGCGCATGATTCTGCTCATGAAGCTGGAATTGAAAAAATACAAATTCGGCGGATACATCGTCGGCGTCATCGCGGCGAATCTGGCGCTCGCGGGCATCGTATGGACGCTTCAGCAACAAGGGTGGCAGGATGAAAGCATCGCCTCGTCTCCGACTTACGCCGTCGCGTTCGCTTTTATCCGTGCTATGGTGAGTATTACGTTTGGGATATTCGCTGCCGTGCTTATGGCCAGAATGATCGTCGGAGAGTATACGAGCAAAACGATCTCGCTGTTGTTCGGTTATCCGATCGATCGACGAAAGGTGCTTCTTTCCAAGCTGCTGCTGGTCTCGCTTGTCACCTTTATCGTTCTCATCGTCTCTAATCTGATTATTAGCTCGGCATTCTGCGGGATGAATGTCTATTATGATTATATTAAAGAGCCGCTTACCCGAGAAATCTTATACGGGCAAACGGTCGAGATGTTCGTGCAAGCCGGTCTGACGACGGCGATTAATTGGATCCCGTTCGTTCTGGGAATGATCCGGAAATCGGCGACGACGACGGTGACGTCCTCTTTCGTCATCGAGTTCGCCATATATGCGACGAATAACGGGCTTACGCTTAGCGTGATCCCCGCGGTTACGATTTCGTTGGCGGCGATCGGCGCGGCAGGCGCGTACTGGACGATTCTCAAGGCCAATCGCGATGACGTGTCGTGACTTAAATGGTCTTGACCGGTTCTATGGATGAATTGGGTATACTGAGTGGAAAACGCGAGTAGCGAAAAGGAGTACCCGATTAGACGTATGGATTTGACTGCGGTATTTCCCTTCGAGCCGATCTCGGCTAAGCGAATCCCTTCGGGCGATCAATGGATCGCGCAAATCAAATGGGACGGAGTTCGGATGTTATCGTACTTCGACGGTCATCGGATCAGGCTGTTCAATCGCAGACGGAACGAACGGACGTTGCAATACCCCGAACTGCTGATTCCAAACGATTATTGCCGTTCCTCTTCGTTTATTTTGGACGGGGAATTGATTGCTTTCGATGCCGACAAACCTTCCTTTCATGAAATCATGAAACGCGACAGCATCAGAAACCTTAACCGTGCGGCTCAAGTTCAATCGCAAGTTCCCGTTACTTACATGATCTTCGACGTGCTATATAACGAAGGAGAATGGGTGACGAGTAAGCCTTTATCGGTCAGGCAACGCTTATTGCAAGAAATAATCTTACCGCGAGCGAACGTGCAAATCGTGCAAAATTTCAGCGATGCAGGCGGTCTGCTGCAGGTCATGAGAGCCCATCGAATGGAAGGAATCGTTCTGAAGGACAAACAGAGCGATTACTCCTTGTCGGGCAAAGACGGCCGTTGGCGCAAATTCAAAATTTTTCACGATTTGCATGCCGTGATCGGCGGAGTGATTATCAAGCACAATATCGTGAGTTCCATGCTGCTAGGGCTCTATGATGAGCACGGAAGTTTGCAATATATCGGACATTCCGGAATGGGTAAACTGACGGGCGCGGAGACGATCGAGCTTACGAAACAAGCGATTCCTCTGTTCTCCTCTTCCAACCCGTTCGGCAGTACCCCGGAAAGAGCCGATGAAGCGGTATGGTTAACCCCGCGCATTATCGTAAAAATACAGTTCATGGAATGGACGCGAAACCGAACGATGAGACATCCTTCGATGCAAAGCATCGTTCACGAGGTGAAATTGACGGATTGTACGTTTAAGCAATTAGATTGAACGTTATAAAAACAGGCAGGTTTGATCCAGGAGGAATCCGAACTTGCGGTCGTGAAGCCGAGGAACCGTTCAGGGAACGGCTCCTTCTTTTTTGCGGCCGCGGGTTCCTCGCGGTTTTGCTTTGTTACGGTCGCCGGATGGATCGGCAGATGGATCGACTGCCGAATCCGGTAATGGCGTCGAGGCTGGCTTAACCGCCTCTAAGCTTGCTTGAAGCGCGGCCATGAGATCGATAACGTTCGTTTTTTCCGCGGCGGGAGCGGTAACGATGTCGGGGCCCTCTCCGGATATTTTACGCTGAATAGCTTCCTGAAGGCTGATTCGGTAATCGTCGGTATACTTGTTCGGATCGAATGGCGTCGATAGCTGTTCGATTAGCATTTTCGCCATAGTAAGCTCCCGTTCGTTCACCGTCGTCTGTTCGGGTAAATTCGGCACTAGCTGCAACGAACGGATTTCATCCGGATAATGCATCGTTTCCATGCAGATGCAATTGTCGACGGCTCGAATGGCCGCGAGGCTGCTTTTGCTGCGGATCGCAATTTTGGCAATGCCGATTTTGCCGGATTGGCGCATCGCTTCCAGCAACAGATTGTATGCCCCCGACCCGGCTTGATCCGGAGATAAATAATAAGCCTTCTGGTAATACAGCGGGTCGATTTCCGTCAAATCGACGAAATCCAGGATTTGAATCGTTCTCGTATTTTCCGGCTTGATGGCATCGAGTTCATCGGAATCGAATAAGACGAACCTGCCCTTCTCATACTCGTACCCTTTCGAGATTTCATCCCATTGGACTTCCTTCTCGCAATGAGGGCAAGTTCGAACGTTCGAGATTGGCGTGCCGCACTCCTTATGGATCATTCGCAAGTGGATGTCCTTGTCTTCGGTAGCGGTGAACATTTTGACGGGGACGTGTACCAATCCGAAGCTGATGGCGCCTTTCCACACGGTATGCATGGGCGGATCTCCTTTTCGTTTTTTCGTCGTCTTAAGGTTCCCACTCCGCATGGAAACCAACCGTGCAGGGAATATTGGAAAAGGTCGAAAAGTCAATATCGGGAGGTAGATCGCCAACATGGATACGGAAAATAAGGATCAAGTGGTCGCGGATTCGATGCACGAGGGAAGAGACGTTTACGACATGGACGTTGATCGCATGATTAACGAAGGTTTAGGCGGAGGGCAAGTCACGTTGCAGAACGGATTAATTTCGGAAACGACGACGGGAACGATGGAGGAGGATATTCCGTGAATGCTCAAAGAGCGCAGGAGATTTACGATTCCTCGGATAACATCGCCGTTCGATTAGATGACGGACAATCGGTGTGGATAGAAAAAGTGGACGTCGAGAACGGCGTGGCGACGGTGCAAGTCGGACAAAATCCGACCGATACACAGACGGTAGGCGTCGAGCGGCTGAAGGAGCATTAATGTCGAAGGAAGCGTAACGACCGGGAGATACGATGGGCTTACTTTTTGAAAGCAGGTCAAGCTCGTGCTACAATAAGGTGAGTTCCATAATATCCCTTAAGGAGTGGTTGTTATGTACGATATCGCCATTATCGGCGGAGGTCCGGCAGGCGCGAGCGCGGCAATCTTCACTGCGAAGGCAGGGAAGAAAACGCTCGTTATCGATAGTGACCAAAGCGTAACGAAACGAGCTTGGTTGGAAAATCACTATGGAACAGAGGGAATCTCGGGTCCCGACCTCGTCGCGGCCGGTAAAAGACAAGCCGCGAAATTCGGAGCGGAATTCGTAGTCGCGAAAGCTACGAAGCTAACGGCAGGGGACGGTTTCATCAAGATCGAGACCGAGGGAGAAACGTACGAAGCGGGTCATGTTATTCTGGCTACGGGGATGTTCGTCGACGCAGCCGAGGCTAGCGGCGTTCGCACGAAGCCGGGAACGGAGCCGCGGATCAAGACGATCGTCGATTGCACGCCGGAAGGCAAGACGAGCATCGACAATATCTGGGCTGCCGGTACCGTGGCCGGAGTTAGCATGCACACGATTATTACCGCCGGAGACGGCGCTAAAGTCGCGATTAACGTCATTAGCGAGATCAATGGCGAGCGTTACGTCGACCATGACGTATTGAAGTCTTAAATAGATCATGATCCTGTCCATCCCATTTCGTTCTTTGAACGGATGGGATGTTTTATTCTACAGGAAGCAACATATTTCATTCGTACGGCGACCAAATTTCTGGTACAATCATCCGTACATGGATGATGGGAGTTGGAACAATGAATCACGAATTAAAGGATATGTTACAATCCGTTATTCGAGAAGAATTAGCGCCTGTTCATCAACGATTAGAGCGGATTGAAACACGGTTAGATCGAGTAGAAGAGCGGTTAGATCGAGTAGAAGAGCGGTTAGACCGGGTAGAAGTACGGCTAGATCGAATGGAAACGCGGTTAGAGAACGTGGAGACGCGGTTAGATCAGGTAGAAACACGCTTAGAAGCATTAGAAGAAGATTCTCAACTGATTAAACGGGCTGTACTGGAAACAAACGAGAGCGTTAAGCGTTATGAGGCTATTCAGGAGAGCCAGCAGCGGATCATCGAATTGCTCTCGTCCAGGTCGATTGAGCAAGAAGCTCAGTTGAAACGAATTGTTTGATGGTTTCATGTAAAAAAAAAGGCATCGCAATCCGCATGGGCGGTTCGCGATGCCTTTTCGGTTTTTACTATGCGATGAATTCTTGAACCCATACGCCGTTATAATAAGCTACGCCGATCGTCGTGAAGTTCGCGCTCAGAATGTTCGCGCGATGACCGGAGCTGTTCATCCATGCCGTCATGACTTCTTGCGGAGTACGCTGACCTTTGGCGATATTCTCGCCGGCATATCTGTAGCTGATTCCGTATTGCTTCATCATGTCGAACGGCGAACCGTAAGTCGGAGAATTGTGGTCGAAGTAACCGTTATTGTACATGTCTTTCGCTTTGTCCAACGCCATTTTCGTTAGCGTGGCATTCGACATTTTCAACGCGCTCAAGCCTGCTTTCGCGCGCTCTTGGTTAACGATAGATACGACTTCGGTAGCGTAAGCGGATGTAGCAACCGTTCCAGAACCTGTGCCTGTTCCAGAACCTGCGCCCGTTCCATTACCTGTACCGGAACCTGTTCCGGTGCTAGGCTTGCTCGGTTGAGTCACTTGACCGTTGCCGGAACCCGTACCCGGTTTGCTAGGCTGCGTCACTTGACCGTTGCCCGAATTTTCCGTGCCTGTTCCGGGTTTGGATACGACGGGATATTTGCCTTGCATGATTTGTTGCAATAGCGTGTTCAGATCGATGCCTAGACGGCTCGTGACTTGCGTGATCGTTGTTGTCTGCGCGTAGTTGCTTCCGGACGTGCCTGCCGCGGATGCTGCGCCAATGCCTGTCGGAATGGATACGGCGAGTGCCAACGTACCTAATATGAGAGTCTTCTTCAGACCTTTATTGTGCTTGTGATGCTTGTTCATGAATGATGTTCCTCCCTTGTTTGCCTGCGGAGTTAGCTGTCGGGTTAGGACCAAAGTTGCCCCGCCGCATGTTGCGCGGCTTCACCCCATGGTGGTGGGTTCTCCGCGTCCGTTGTGGACTTCGGCTGGAATATCTCAAAGTCTATCAGCTAGCGGAAGCGAAATCATTTCATAAATCCTGCCAAGCGGAACGATCGACGCCCGTTTTTGTTGACTTGGCGGCGTTTAGAATCTCAAATAATATTATTCTCATAATCCATTAAGCAGGAATTCCCAGTAAAAAAGGCGAATGTATATTCGTATAAGGGTGGCGAGACTAAACCGGCATTGCACGTAAATCGAAGGGAGCAAAAGAATGAAACTCGAAGCGCGCATCGCGTGGAAAGAACCGTTTAACGTAGTAGGGGAGAAGATTCGGTATACGCCGAAGCATCATACGCCGAATTCTAAAAACGAAATCAGCAAGCTTTGGCAGCGCTTTAACACTCGCGGGGAAGAAATCCTCCATTTCGACGGAAAAAGCTACGGGATGTGTATATTCGGACCGGAGGATATGCCGGGGCAAGCCTTCGATTACATTGCCGGGGCAGGAGTCGCCGCAATCGGGAATATCCCCGAGGGGATGGTGGCCGAATCGTTCGCAGGCGGTCTGTACTGCGTCATACAGCGAAGAGGGCCTATTGATGAAATTGGAGAGGCCTTTCAATATTACGAAAGCGCTTGGCTTCCGAATTCCGATTACGAGCCGGCCGGCGGAGTCCATTTCGAATTATATGACGATCGGTACAAAGGCAACGATAACCCGGATTCGGTCATGGAATTGTGGTTTTCTATTCGTAGAAAACACGAGTTGCCCATTGAAAATCGAGCGGCGAGTTTGTTCGTCCACGTGACGGATTTAAGGCGAGCGACAGAGTGGTATAGCAAGCTGCTAGGATTACCGATTATGGAGGAACGGATGAACGGAGGTCCGGTATACTGGTTTGATTTGCCCGGTACGGGGCTCGTTCTCGACTCGGATGCCAACAACCATAACAATCCGGACTGGCAGCAAGAGAAACCGCTCGTTATGTTAGCGGCATCGGACATCGATCGTGCTTACGCATACATCTGCAGGAAGGCGCAAGTGCTGTCCGAACCCCATCGTTTCGATGGGATGGCGTATTTTAATTTCTATGATCCGGAAGGAAAAGCCGTCATGGTTTGTTGGAGCGCGGACGGAGGCAAGGAGTATGGGCTTCCCGTTACGGACAGCCCGGTGAAGGCTAACATAGGCGGAGTATTCGTCAATGTGAAGAATATGGAGAAAGCGGCAAGCTGGTACTGCGAACTGCTTGGAGTGCCACTGGATGAAGAGTCGGTTAAGCAGTCGGTTTATTCCGTTCCGGTAACGCGTGGAGCTTCGCTTTTATTAGACGACAACCGGTACCGCAATCATGAAGCATTCGAAATTCTCTTTATGTTCGATACCGACGATATCGATTCCGCTTACGATTTTGCCGCCGATCAAGGGATGACATTTCACGGAGAGCTAGAGCGGCATGGCGAAATATCCTTCTTCGTCTTGAAAGATCCGGACGGGAACTTGATTATGGTGTGCCAAGGTCGATAAGTAAATATTCGAATTTAAGGGAGGGGTTTCGTTGCGGGTATCCATCGAACAAAAACAACCGTTAAGAGTCGCCGTAATCCGAAGCGAGTGCAATGGGAAAGAAGTTAGATTAGCGTGGCAACGCGTTCAAGAGCTGTTGAAGAACCACCCCGCCGTATGCAACGACGAATTCGGGCATGTGATCATTCCGGAATGGCAATGGTCGACGGGCGTGACTACGTTATGGACGGGAGTGGAGGTCGGCGGCTTTGATGACCTTCCGGATGGGTTGGAGACGATAACGATTCCCGGGCGTAAGTTCGCCAAAATAACGGTGAAAGGCAATAGAGAAAGGTTAGAGGAGACTTACGCCTTTCTGACCGATTGGTTTCGGACCGAAGGGTACGAGCGAGATATGAACGAAGGTTCTTACGGATACGAGGCCAATCGCTTGAAGCCGATCAATCCGTTCCTCGTGCCGGCGGACGAGATCGATGAGTTCGACTTCGATATCTATGCTCCGATAAAGGAGAACGTGCAATCATGACGAAAAAGCTTGGCAGGGAAGCGTTTGGAAGAGCACGGCAGTTTTTATTAACGGGCGGCGCAAGGAAGCTGGAGGCTGCTTTGTTCCGATATGAGTTCGAGCGGGGCTCTATTGAGGATGTCTATCTCGAGTTAGAGAAATTTCAGAACGATGACGGAGGATTCGGTCGGGCATTGGAACCGGATCTTCGGTGCGCGGCCTCATCGGCTCTGGCAACGACGACCGCGCTTCAGCTATTGCTGAGCGAGAATATACGGAACGAGGCAATGATCGGGCGCGCCATGCAATACTTGGTGAACTCCTATAACGATAACCGGACTGGCTGGGACATCATACCGAAGGAAGCGGAGTTATCCTCAAGAGCCATTTGGTGGAACTACGGCGCATTCGAAGATCACTGGGGAAATCCGAACGCGGAAATCGTCGGATACTTCAATGTAGTTCCGGTTGCCGGACATTCGGATCTGACAGCCGAGTTAAACGACTATGCATCGCAATATTTGCAGGAAAAAAGCGATCTAAAAGAAATGCATGAAATGTTATGTTATGTCCGTTGGGCGAATACCCTATCGAAGGAGGCGTACGAAGCGATCGGCAATAAGCTCGACGAGTTTATCGACAATTGCGTAGCGAGGATGCCAGAAGATCGCATCGGATACGGTTGTCCTCCCCTAATGCTCGTGGATTCACCGAAATCCCGTTACTACGCGAAATATGAAGCGGTTATTCCTGGAGACCTCGATCAGATGATCGAATCCCAGGGAGCGGACGGAACTTGGTTGCCGAACTGGACTTGGGGAAGGTTCGAGGACGAATGGGAGACGGCCAAGACGGAATGGCAGGGGATTATAACGTTAAACTCCTTACGAACGTTGCGGAGATTCGGTCGGCTCGACACGGAATAAAGAGGTCATTCGGCCATATGGCTTTCAAGACCCGATCGGCAACGCCTGCCGAACGGGTCTTTGCATGTTCAGGCGCACCCCGATATAATTAAGGACAAAATGACGACGAAAAGAGGTAACGCCGTGCCGCCACTGGACGAATTCGGACGCATTCGCGCCTGGACGGAAGGTCGTCAGTCCCAGGAGTTCTTTGACCGGGCAGGCGTTACGCTCGGCATCGGAGACGACGCGGCCGTCGTGACCGATTCACCTGGACAGGAATGGTTGCTTGCCATGGATACGATGGTGGAAGAAGTTCATTTCCGCAACGAGACGATGGGTGCCGAGGATATCGGGTACAAAGCGCTTGCGGCTAACGTGAGCGACATCGCGGCGATGGGCGGCTTTCCGAAGTTCGCGCTGGTATCGGTATGCGTTCCTCCTTCTTGGGACGCAGCACGTATGAAACGGCTGTACGACGGTATATATGCTTGCGCGGAAAGATACGGGGTGGCAGTCATCGGTGGAGATACTACCTCGGCTCCAACGCATCTTGTCGTAGCGGTAACGCTCATCGGCACCGTCGAAGCCGGCCGAGCGATTCGCCGAGATGGCGCAAAAGCAGGGCAGTTCGTGTTCCTAACCGGGCCTACGGGCTTGTCGGCGGGGGGACTGCACGGCATGCTAAGAAACGGACATTCCGAGAAATCTTCGCTTCCGACTCCGTCAAGGCTCATTCAAGCCCATCAACGTCCGATTCCATCGGTCAAGGCGGGCCGCCTTTTGTTGGAACAAGGATGGGGAGCGTCGCTTAACGACGTAAGCGACGGCGTTGCCAGCGAAGCCTGGGAAATCGCGGAAGCTTCGGGCGTGAGATTGCGGCTGAAGGAAACGCAATTGCCGCTCTCCGGCGAACTCGCCGCGTATTCTCGCGATAATGGCTTGGATCCGCTAGATTTCGTTCTCTATGGCGGGGAAGATTACGTACTTCTAGGCACCGCCGACCGGGAATACGAACAAGCGATGAAGGAGCGTTTTCGATCGGAAGGCATTCCGTTGTTTATCATCGGCGAAGTGGAAGAGGGATTGCCGGGAGTGTTCGCAGAAACGGCGGCGGGAGCGACCAAGCCGGTAAGCAAGCGCGGTTATAATCATTTTCCGAAGGGGTAAAGGAAATCATGCAACGGAAATTAACGAACGATTCGCCGACGAAGTACGTTCGGGAAGCGATTGCCGAGAAGAGCACGGTAGAGTTTGCCGAAGCGGTGGCCAAGCTTGCGGGACCCGGAGACGTTATTGCGTTGGACGGCGACTTAGGCGCAGGTAAAACGCGTTTCTCGCAAGCGTTCGCGGCCGCGATCGGCGTCGAAGGCATCGTGAACAGTCCTACTTATACGATTATTAAAGAATATGAGGGAGTACATTTCCCTTTTTATCATATGGACGTCTATCGGCTGTCCCTGGAAGAAGCGGATGAGCTTGGATTGGACGAGTATTTCCATGGGGAAGGCGTAACTTTGGTGGAATGGGCATCCTTGATTGAGCCTCTTCTGCCTGAAGAACGGCTACACCTTTATATTGAGACGACGGGTCCGCAATCTCGTACGATAACTTGTCGACCGGTCGGTGCGAAATACGAACTATGGTGCAGCCAATTAGAATGGCAGCGGGTTGAGAAGGAGGATCCTACGGCATGACGGCACAGAATGCAAGGCATGGCGATCGCTCCGTTACGGTTCTAAGCTTCGATACGTCGACGGCGGCTTTCGCGGCCGCGATCGTTAGAGATGGAACGATGCTCGATTCCATTGTTTCCTTCACGGAACGGAATCATTCGGTTAGAATTCTATCCGAGATCAAGGAACTTCTTAGCCGCAATGGAATACGGGGGAGCGATCTGGATGCCGTGGCGGTGGGTCAAGGCCCTGGGTCTTATACGGGCGTCCGCATCGCGGTGACGGCGGCCAAGACGTTGGCTTGGGCTTGGAACAAGCCTCTGATCGGCGTGTCCAGCTTGCAAGCTTTGGCTTACGGAGCCTGGAATCATTTGCGCAAAGCGAATGAAGATATGGTAAGCGATCGGAACCATTGGATCGTTCCGCTCATGGACGCGAGAAGAGGTCAGGTCTATACTTGCCGATATTCGGCTGATCTCTCGGGGGAATGGAGCATGATCGATCCCGATGGCATCCGTTTGATCGAAGATTGGGCACGGCGAATCGAGCAGGAAGCGACGCTAGACGCCCAAGTTTCTAAAATATGGTTCGTAGGCGACGTGGAAACGCATCGAACGACGATAGAGCTGGCCGAGCAGTCCGGGGCTAACCTGCGAACGTTGGCTTTCGATATGGACGCGGCAGCCGTCGGACAACTGGCGGAGCTTCGATTCAGGCTGGGCGAACGGGATGACGTTCATTCTTTCGTTCCGAACTATACGCAATTGGCCGAAGCGGAAGCGAAGCTGCTCGCGGCGTCTCGGGGAGAGTGAGAGGATGAATTACCGTTTAATGAATTTGCACGATATCGACGCTATCGTGGATATCGAACGCGAAGCTTTCACGGCTCCTTGGTCGGCGGAAGCTTTCCGCAACGAGTTGACTCATAATCTTTTCGCCAAATATATGGTAATGGAATTGGATGAAGACGTCATCGGATACGGCGGCATGTGGCTGATTATCGATGAAGCGCATGTAACCAATATTGCCGTAAGGGCGGAATATCAAGGCAAAGGTTACGGAAAATCGTTGTTAAGAGAAATGATGAGGACCGCATATTTTCTCGGGGCCAGACGTATGACCCTGGAAGTGCGCGTGTCCAACGAGCGAGCGCAGTCCTTATATCGTAAAATGGGATTCGTCCCCTCGGGAGTCCGGCCCGCGTATTACTCGGACAATCTGGAGGACGCTCTTATTATGTGGGCGGAGCTCGAGCCGGATAGCGATGACCATGCGGAATTCGCGGGGGCGGCAGAGGTAGAGGGGGAACGAACATGAACGAAGCGAACGTAACGGCGGCGGATTCATCCGCTAGCGATTACTTGCTTCTCGCGATAGAGACAAGCTGCGATGAGACGTCCGTCGCGGTCGTGCGGAACGGAAGGGAAATCTTATCGAATATCATTTCGAGCCAGATCGAGACGCATAAGCAATTCGGCGGGGTAGTTCCCGAGATTGCATCGCGCAAGCACGTGGAAAGCATTACGCTCATTCTCGAAGAAGCTCTTCGAGAAGCGAAGATTAGCTTGCCGGAGATCGATGCGGTTGCGGTCACGCAAGGGCCGGGTCTGATCGGCGCGTTGTTAGTCGGGGTCGTCGCGGCCAAAAGCTTGTCGTTGGCGCTGGACGTTCCGTTGATCGGTACTCATCATATCGCGGGACATATTTATGCCAATCATCTGATCGGAGATATCGTCTATCCGGCGATTGCCCTTGTCGTGTCCGG
Encoded proteins:
- a CDS encoding FAD-dependent oxidoreductase — protein: MYDIAIIGGGPAGASAAIFTAKAGKKTLVIDSDQSVTKRAWLENHYGTEGISGPDLVAAGKRQAAKFGAEFVVAKATKLTAGDGFIKIETEGETYEAGHVILATGMFVDAAEASGVRTKPGTEPRIKTIVDCTPEGKTSIDNIWAAGTVAGVSMHTIITAGDGAKVAINVISEINGERYVDHDVLKS
- the tsaE gene encoding tRNA (adenosine(37)-N6)-threonylcarbamoyltransferase complex ATPase subunit type 1 TsaE, which produces MQRKLTNDSPTKYVREAIAEKSTVEFAEAVAKLAGPGDVIALDGDLGAGKTRFSQAFAAAIGVEGIVNSPTYTIIKEYEGVHFPFYHMDVYRLSLEEADELGLDEYFHGEGVTLVEWASLIEPLLPEERLHLYIETTGPQSRTITCRPVGAKYELWCSQLEWQRVEKEDPTA
- a CDS encoding GyrI-like domain-containing protein; the protein is MRVSIEQKQPLRVAVIRSECNGKEVRLAWQRVQELLKNHPAVCNDEFGHVIIPEWQWSTGVTTLWTGVEVGGFDDLPDGLETITIPGRKFAKITVKGNRERLEETYAFLTDWFRTEGYERDMNEGSYGYEANRLKPINPFLVPADEIDEFDFDIYAPIKENVQS
- the thiL gene encoding thiamine-phosphate kinase; translation: MPPLDEFGRIRAWTEGRQSQEFFDRAGVTLGIGDDAAVVTDSPGQEWLLAMDTMVEEVHFRNETMGAEDIGYKALAANVSDIAAMGGFPKFALVSVCVPPSWDAARMKRLYDGIYACAERYGVAVIGGDTTSAPTHLVVAVTLIGTVEAGRAIRRDGAKAGQFVFLTGPTGLSAGGLHGMLRNGHSEKSSLPTPSRLIQAHQRPIPSVKAGRLLLEQGWGASLNDVSDGVASEAWEIAEASGVRLRLKETQLPLSGELAAYSRDNGLDPLDFVLYGGEDYVLLGTADREYEQAMKERFRSEGIPLFIIGEVEEGLPGVFAETAAGATKPVSKRGYNHFPKG
- a CDS encoding VOC family protein — encoded protein: MKLEARIAWKEPFNVVGEKIRYTPKHHTPNSKNEISKLWQRFNTRGEEILHFDGKSYGMCIFGPEDMPGQAFDYIAGAGVAAIGNIPEGMVAESFAGGLYCVIQRRGPIDEIGEAFQYYESAWLPNSDYEPAGGVHFELYDDRYKGNDNPDSVMELWFSIRRKHELPIENRAASLFVHVTDLRRATEWYSKLLGLPIMEERMNGGPVYWFDLPGTGLVLDSDANNHNNPDWQQEKPLVMLAASDIDRAYAYICRKAQVLSEPHRFDGMAYFNFYDPEGKAVMVCWSADGGKEYGLPVTDSPVKANIGGVFVNVKNMEKAASWYCELLGVPLDEESVKQSVYSVPVTRGASLLLDDNRYRNHEAFEILFMFDTDDIDSAYDFAADQGMTFHGELERHGEISFFVLKDPDGNLIMVCQGR
- a CDS encoding ABC transporter permease subunit, which encodes MILLMKLELKKYKFGGYIVGVIAANLALAGIVWTLQQQGWQDESIASSPTYAVAFAFIRAMVSITFGIFAAVLMARMIVGEYTSKTISLLFGYPIDRRKVLLSKLLLVSLVTFIVLIVSNLIISSAFCGMNVYYDYIKEPLTREILYGQTVEMFVQAGLTTAINWIPFVLGMIRKSATTTVTSSFVIEFAIYATNNGLTLSVIPAVTISLAAIGAAGAYWTILKANRDDVS
- a CDS encoding CAP domain-containing protein; translation: MNKHHKHNKGLKKTLILGTLALAVSIPTGIGAASAAGTSGSNYAQTTTITQVTSRLGIDLNTLLQQIMQGKYPVVSKPGTGTENSGNGQVTQPSKPGTGSGNGQVTQPSKPSTGTGSGTGNGTGAGSGTGTGSGTVATSAYATEVVSIVNQERAKAGLSALKMSNATLTKMALDKAKDMYNNGYFDHNSPTYGSPFDMMKQYGISYRYAGENIAKGQRTPQEVMTAWMNSSGHRANILSANFTTIGVAYYNGVWVQEFIA
- a CDS encoding ATP-dependent DNA ligase, whose translation is MDLTAVFPFEPISAKRIPSGDQWIAQIKWDGVRMLSYFDGHRIRLFNRRRNERTLQYPELLIPNDYCRSSSFILDGELIAFDADKPSFHEIMKRDSIRNLNRAAQVQSQVPVTYMIFDVLYNEGEWVTSKPLSVRQRLLQEIILPRANVQIVQNFSDAGGLLQVMRAHRMEGIVLKDKQSDYSLSGKDGRWRKFKIFHDLHAVIGGVIIKHNIVSSMLLGLYDEHGSLQYIGHSGMGKLTGAETIELTKQAIPLFSSSNPFGSTPERADEAVWLTPRIIVKIQFMEWTRNRTMRHPSMQSIVHEVKLTDCTFKQLD
- the tsaB gene encoding tRNA (adenosine(37)-N6)-threonylcarbamoyltransferase complex dimerization subunit type 1 TsaB: MTAQNARHGDRSVTVLSFDTSTAAFAAAIVRDGTMLDSIVSFTERNHSVRILSEIKELLSRNGIRGSDLDAVAVGQGPGSYTGVRIAVTAAKTLAWAWNKPLIGVSSLQALAYGAWNHLRKANEDMVSDRNHWIVPLMDARRGQVYTCRYSADLSGEWSMIDPDGIRLIEDWARRIEQEATLDAQVSKIWFVGDVETHRTTIELAEQSGANLRTLAFDMDAAAVGQLAELRFRLGERDDVHSFVPNYTQLAEAEAKLLAASRGE
- a CDS encoding H-type small acid-soluble spore protein, translated to MNAQRAQEIYDSSDNIAVRLDDGQSVWIEKVDVENGVATVQVGQNPTDTQTVGVERLKEH
- the rimI gene encoding ribosomal protein S18-alanine N-acetyltransferase gives rise to the protein MNYRLMNLHDIDAIVDIEREAFTAPWSAEAFRNELTHNLFAKYMVMELDEDVIGYGGMWLIIDEAHVTNIAVRAEYQGKGYGKSLLREMMRTAYFLGARRMTLEVRVSNERAQSLYRKMGFVPSGVRPAYYSDNLEDALIMWAELEPDSDDHAEFAGAAEVEGERT
- the ku gene encoding non-homologous end joining protein Ku, translating into MHTVWKGAISFGLVHVPVKMFTATEDKDIHLRMIHKECGTPISNVRTCPHCEKEVQWDEISKGYEYEKGRFVLFDSDELDAIKPENTRTIQILDFVDLTEIDPLYYQKAYYLSPDQAGSGAYNLLLEAMRQSGKIGIAKIAIRSKSSLAAIRAVDNCICMETMHYPDEIRSLQLVPNLPEQTTVNERELTMAKMLIEQLSTPFDPNKYTDDYRISLQEAIQRKISGEGPDIVTAPAAEKTNVIDLMAALQASLEAVKPASTPLPDSAVDPSADPSGDRNKAKPRGTRGRKKEGAVP